Genomic DNA from Helicoverpa armigera isolate CAAS_96S chromosome 10, ASM3070526v1, whole genome shotgun sequence:
atattattcttaagaatattttttttccattttccaGAACAATAGGCTCTCTAGTACATCTCCTGAAGTCGTCGCTAGGGTCTGGTATCCTGGCGATGCCGGCTGCCTTCAAGAATGCCGGCTTAGCAGCCGGGGCTATCGGCACATTAGTCGTCGGATTCATTTGTACACACTGCGTTTATGTTTTGGTAAGAcaacttgaaattattttaatgtatgtttatAGGTTTACTTTTTTCTGGAATTTCAGCAGGACCTTATAAATTCGGAGAATACTAGGGGAGACGGTATTTTATGtacttgtttaataaattatgctGAATCTGAGTACTATGATTCTCTGCCAGTACTTTTGATCTTCTAATATTGGCCACTTTTCAGTTAGGATCACTTTGGAGctctttatttagtttttttcagtAAACGTTAGTCAGAACCAACGCCTTACCAAAAAATTGGCGCAAAGCACAGAAAACTCACTTCTATATAAAATTGCATCGCAAAAAAATCCTCCAGTGGgcgtaatataaaaaatgctcATGTAAAGACACGAGTTAAAAATACACCCGTACATAAGTACTTGAAATAACATCAAACAAGAGCCCCTTGATTGTCAAAGGTTgtgaataaaaagtatttacttacTGTCCAAATGTCATGGACTTTTTTTAGTAAACCCAAGTCAGTCCGACGATTCGTTTGATTCTATTAGGACTTCCGCGTTCATTTACAAGGTAttcaaataagatatttttggaACCCCAATGAATACTTGaatccataaaaatattgacacaACGTAAAATAAGTTTTCGTTCAAGCGAAAAATGTATGAAGATTGTAGTAATTACTGAGAGTAAcgcgtattttaaaatattaattatgtagtaatttcaatatgttttaagttcatattttaatcataaagtaatattataaaagtttcaTATCACCTGTTTTACTGAGAATAACTTCTGAAACTCAATGAGATGATATGATTCCAAGAAAACTGTAAGCTTCTCTTTGAGTATCAAGTTCTTTTATGAAAACTTTCAACATAGTTTTCTCATCTCAGCATTGATATTAGTACAAAACTAGCTTCAGTCTGCGCCTTTGTCGGAATTTTCTGGATGTTTTTTGAGTTGGGCCTAAACgccatgacaaaaaaaaaacactacatGCGAGCTACTAGCAAGGAAAAGTTGCAAATATCCATATTATTTTCccattttaaatttcaatttttaagCATTGTTCTTTAAACTGCTAGACAAAAAAACATCTAATAAGATCTACCATtccaataattttgtatatCCTTTTCAATCACGTTTATCTTCCTTTAGCTACTTCTTCTTTTTATACTTCTGAgcattattttaacattatgtGGGTAACCATTTCCATCTTTttcaataagtaaaaaaaaaatataggtaaatcaGCTTTTAGTTACTCTGCACTTCTAAGTATTATTTAAACGCAATAAGTACATGTTGGCAGTCTCGTCTGCTTACGACATTAGGAAGCTAGCTTGAAGGCCAAGGCTGCAGCTTAGCAACTCACGGGCTAAAAGATTACATCTATTAATCAATGCTGCGTGACCGTTTTTCTTTGTTGGTACTCGCTTTGTTTACTAAACGTTTGTAAAGAAACATCTTTAGGTATAAATGTAaaatgtctgtatgtctgttatGTTTTTTCTGCTTAATTCGCTAGGCTAATTGAGAGGGAAATTTATAGATACACTGAAAACTGAGATAAATCGAAATTCTGACGTAGGATATTTTTCAGTGCTCGTagggtttttataaaaaaataagaattcttATCAGATTATATAtgccatattattgtattaccTGCTTATGGGGCATTCATACTCAACCATAAACACACAAAGGGTATAAGCTTACAcggtcatttattcaaattatgtcAGGATCAACAAATCGGacatcaaaaattacaaaagccTCGACCTCCATAATTCCCCCATTCACcatgttttgtatttataatgggGAAAATATTGCATGAAAACCCATGGAATACCTGTGTTGTTTTATAACCTTGGCATTGATGATGAAAGGAATACATAAGAGGAGCATTAACGCAAATAGATACATCAACTAATGGAAATTACAATTAATCTAGCTTATGGCTGATTAATAAATGGGTTTCCAGTCTTTAAAGAATATGCTATAAAACTGGGCTTTGAAATTCAGAAGTTCACGCTATTTATGGTTATTTTATGAGTACTTTCGCCTGCGGTTTATCTGATCATTTTATCTTAAAACTCAATAGATAAATAGCGGACTAAAGCACTCAGAACATACCAGAAAGCAATCAAAATTGGATGTGAACGAGAATTGACGTTACTCCGCATCCTAGAAATATCTGTTTTCTGGCATTAAAATCAACGGATCAGACGACCAAAATATCCATCAATTCGTAATCCATAGGTTGGTGGTAACAACCAAATCTGGGTCGTGAATTACCAAGTCTAAACCCCTAATGTTTCCGAAGTCATTTACATTGTGTTATGGTGAAAACATTTCGGGACCTAACtccatattattatttcctttgtCTGAAGTGGCATTTGTGTGCacgtttaaattgaataaatgcTTCTAAATCTACCGTTGTCCCTACCTTCAGCGTTTCTACCCCACTTTGTTTTGGACCCATTAAATCGAACCTTCTTAAATTGAAAAGGGACTTTCACGTTGAATCTAATTCGCAAGTACGGAAGATTTTTCTGAAAAGATTCTGAAGAAACTTTTACTCACTAAAGCTTTTAATGAAAGAGCATTTCCAACGCTCTCCGATCGAGTTTtcgaggtattttatttaatggacAGTGATTAGAAAGCAATCGAATTCATTGAAAGGGCCactttatatgtaggtaaataaggaGCAATTTATATGTATTGGTGATGATTAATGAGGTCAAATGTGGCATTTGAATTTTCATCTTAAGATTTATACAGATTGTTATAAGTTGttaaatcaatttagtgttaaaagtgatatacattccattaatacaatagtagttccgagattcagattaacgaaatcaaataaatcgtttttagggaattgtgtccgtttttacaacaagctgcctaagtgtgtaaccgatctcacggatataaaatttaagaacactttaaaatccaccctaattaaaaaagcttattataaaattcaagactttgttgacgataaagatattatatggcgataactcatctctccatgtgtggcttccctggcaattaaacgactttttcttctccctttgcattgtatagatttacagataaactttcttgcattgtataattctgtgagcatactattgttatgtaatatactgtttgtactgtgactatgttactttttaaaaagagtgtctatggagtttcttgccggctcttctccatgagaccaactttttggaaccgtgcaactaatgtgacgtttcataggtgcctgcaaaggcctatgtgaaataaaaagattttgattttgatttttgattttgattttgataaggTCAGGTAAGGACAGGTGTTCCAATTTATTGTCATCACTCTTGATAGATCCCCTCGAAATATGTAtaaagagttgctacctaattgctaccagcttcGTATATTTGAGCTCGCTTACAAAGATTTAAGCTGCTTACTTGATATTATGATATTATCACGATATGTAAGTTCTACTGATGGTTgccaagtacctacttaaatacaaTGTTGTACTTGATTTTCCTTATAAAGTTCATCCTACtagcttttgttttgaaatgccGCTAGAGAATTATGATGAGCCTAATAAGAGTGTATGTAGTGTATAACatgttaagtacctatttcaaattCTTGTGTCACGTTTTTCTAAACAAAACACGTGAGATGTAAGTTTACATGCGTACGTGACTTACACCTATGTATGAAAATTTCAATGTGttgtatttatctatgggcaAAGTTTGCGGTTAAATATGTTCAAAtgcatacatattatatgtggTAGCGTACACGGAGGAAAGAAGGTAGCCATTACtatgtttaattttgatattacaattttttttttactattttagtgTTTTTCCGAAATTTAGTCATTACAGATCTTTTTTTATCATCATAATATAAGATCAAACTTTTAATAATCGTTATAGTAAATGAATGAAACTGCATTAGACTAACTTTATCAGTCCAACTAGCGACATCTAGTGACTAAAAAAACGAAACTGTTTCAATTTTCTTCACAGGTCAAAACGTCTCAAGAAGTATGCGTAGACGCAAAGAAGCCATCCATGGGTTTCGCGGAAACGTGCGGTGCTGCATTCGAATTTGGACCTAAAAGACTAAGGCCTTGGGCTAATTTTGCAAGGTGAGACCAGTTTTATAAATGATATGAGGACTACGCATCCAAGCTTTAAATTAGCTAGGTAACTCGCTAGTCAGCTAAGCTAAAACCTATGTACTCTTTTATACAAGCTATTCATTTGAATCCGTGCAaaattcaaggacgtaattatgctcaTGATTTtaacccaaatcaacaaaaaattggtacgtaattttttttcgggAATCCGTCAATGTTCTGCCCGTATTTAAACTCTTCGCATGTGTTACTGGTCTTAAAACCGTTTTAACTATTTCCCGTCTGCTGTGATTCCAACCGCTAATATTATTTCCGTATTTTATGTCAACCTCCTGAAATATTGCacagatgcaaatcaacagcttgtatactACCCGTATATACTCACTTATATACCCCTTTGTGTACTTTCCCTAAAAACTCCCCTATGCTTCTATTTTCCCATAACTCTTTTCTGAGGGCTAGATGGTTCCCTGTTTAacattttgcattaaaaagtgTTTGTCTTCTTTTTTCAGAACATTTGTCGACTACGCGATGACATGTACTTATTTGGCAGCACTTTGCGTGTATATTGTATTCATAGCTGAAAATTTCAAGGAGGTAAgactaaaacaaatatttgctaaTAATAACAGcttcttaaacaaaaaatataatattttcagtcaatatttacgtaatttttacCCACACTCCATACCCAATAtgatcattttttgttttttcttcgtGATATTATCCTGGTTAAAAGGGCAAATTAAGGTTTGTTTGCTTTCAGTCAGTCCTAAGTAATCATTGTTctaaatgttataataatgtttgcCCATTTTTCCCTTTGATTTTGGTCCTTAGATACACGAACATTTAACAAAACTTTCCTTTGTAGGcaataaattagaaaagtttCTTGATTTGGcggcaaaattaattaaataaaagccaaattaattaagattataataaaattaattttcttactaaatgttatttaaactcTGTTTAGTAACTTTTGTCAAGTTCGGATTTACCATTATTTGCCATCACAAAGGCAGTCGCTTTGTgctttttgaaagtttaatcattgttttttgttgtacTTTCTTACTCTAACTGATAGGTTAATTTAAACATTGAATTCCGTGATACAGTCAATGATTGAATTATGGAAACTCCTAGTTTAACTTTTATCTTTGGTAGTATTGTATATTGCTAACATAAATTCACCTGGCGTCTAAAGAACAAATTGATTTACACACCAGTGTTATATGAAAAACAGTAGGcacttctttctttattttaaagccTTAAAGGACACTACAACAAACATTTACCCCAAAAAACTCAGTTACAGTGAgcagtcaataaaaataatctatctTAACATAAACATTGTCTTTGTACCTGAAGTTCCTGAAGTTCCGACAGGGGTACGACTAAGTGATGTTTGATACTTTTGTTTTCCTCCGACAGCTCAGTTTATAGGTACAATCATCGCATTcaccataataaaacattattttcccAGGTCCTCGACGAATACATCCCAGAATACAAGTTATCAGTAGAAGCATACTGCGCACTGACCCTAGTGCCATTAGTTCTAATCTGTCAGATAAGGAACCTCAAGTGGCTGGTCCCCTTCTCGGCCATAGCCAACGTGTTCCTGGTCATCTGCTTCGCGATCACTATGTATTATATCTTCAGTGATCTGCCTAAACCTGAGGGGAGAGTTGTGGTCGCCAGTGTTACGCAGTGGCCTTTGTTTATCAGGTAAGAAGTCAAATATTATTGCTTCTTATAGGTTTAATAAGCTCTGTTTGAAATGAGGTTTAAGCATGACACttatgtgtattttttctttatctatTATTTACCATATgagacaaaaatatacaaaggcTCTGAACTAGGTGTGACAGTTTCTTCCCCAATTACAGAATACTTAAACATTAACTAAATCGCTTAAAATACTAGAATtttactacctacctacttagaaaTATTTAAGTCCAAATACGCAACTGCGATTGAAcaactttcaatattttatacggATTAAAACCGAGATAGTTATCTAACACGGCTTAGATCATATACCTAATGATCAATAGTCCTAAAAACTACGCTTTTAGCAAAACTGTTCCTAGATACAGCTAACATAACCCCCGCTTCAAATTCAAACCGTACCTGAGTTGTAATCAAAATAACCATTTGGAACTCTTCAACAATTAAAAGTAACGACCACCCCGATCCAATAGTACTAAAAACTATTAGAATCCaagcacactgaagactaaacagtcgaccgacattATTGGTCCtctggtaaaaaaaataaaccatcgtactacaaaaacttttaaacatctgtctaaaaaaaacagattatgacgttgaaataaagtttgcagacacacttttttagacaagtgttcaacagacgtttaagtttttgtagtaaggctgttattCTTTTAAGAACTTATCTGCGCCCGATGAAATTGtcgaccgactaaaaagtctgcagtgtgtatGTCTGACTCTTAGAATGCGTATAGGTACCACCGTGACTTTTAATTACAACAGTCTAAAATATCGTTTTTGCTAACCCTGCGATTAACGAGTGGACATTCAAATCgctgtttgattttatttgatctGGGTTAATTTAATCATGCGATTTATGGTTCAAATAGTGCGCTGAACGCTTTGGATAAATTAGTGGCAACGATTGAATATTAATTGACGTCATAAACGGTAGTTTGAGTGATTGTAATGAAATCATATAATTTAGGAAgctatttatatacctaccataTTGTACTACTGACCATAATGGTCGTTCTCTATTATATTCGTTTttctatatgtaatttattcatgtttactctttatttaaaattaatgtacaaAAACTTTAGATCTTTCTGAAAATCAGAAGCTAACTGCACGATCATCGATCCATAAGATAAAATATGAGTAggaaaaatgcattttgtttgGGATAGGTATTTTACACACCATAGAGTCAATGATAGACTTGGGAATagggtaggtatttaaatgcTCGTAGAATCAAGAACAAAACCTTCTTTACATTATTCTTTCTCTCCCCAGTACTGTGATCTTCGCAATGGAAGGCATCGGCGTGGTGATGCCGGTTGAGAACGAGATGGCCAAACCCCAGCAGTTCCTCGGCTGCCCTGGAGTCCTGAACGTAGCTATGACCATCGTCATCTCCTTGTATGGAATCGTTGGATTCTTTGGATACATGAAGTATGGAGATGATGTTAGGGGAAGTGTGACCTTGAATCTACCACAGGATGAAGTGTGAGTATTcatcatataatttttaaaaattactgaatatgccttaagagcgtgtacgctcggcgcgcgatgtcaactttaggtaattcaacgcaaaaaaccgcgcagactagcgtcgcggctgtgtgcgtgcctatcatacttcacgtatagtcacacaaaccattttgatcctttcgagtgaaattggtagaacaaaaaatatattatttagtaaatagttaatagcgggaaaatagtgtaagtctatggatgtctaaaatataaaagcatgaaaataagtcgttaatacttacactcttttgcaaaaaaatcgggcacctatgaaaaccttggttttgaggactttctgtataacatgacaatgttaagagtttctatattttaaacgctttcaaaaaaagaaaggaggaggtttcaattagattgttttgtgattgttctcaatttgattgttctcgatttctcaaagacgcctggaccgatttgaaaaattgattgtttatatgaatggtccagtccatccagaccgaaaaattgtggtcaaataacaacaattgccggaaagccaaatattggtgaagagcttgggtttaccattgcaaataaagttttaagttatctatcctatatgcttcaaaagttattcgagatcaaaagtcaaaatttgggtacatccaaaatgaaaaaaaaaaaaattatcgctcgattggtaacagacatctgcaataagtgatttctagcctaaggagtccgccatattggatttagactcgcgacacattttttttcgagttattcatagcaagccctttcatttgatacccatatcgtaggaatgcattaaaacattttttctccatcttgggtataccgccatattggatatagaatcatacattgtcattaaaactgaacattcaaacaaaatttcaactcaatcgataaaaaatatgcttcaaaatttagctttaaataaaatagtaatgtatcaagatttgttggtcgcgcttgaaatgtactctattctcggtatccacggcagaggttattcaccctacgcgatgtgacggagcgacacgtcctctctgtgaagccttgcggcggtctggtttgagttgactcgcgtgcagcgttttatagtagttttaaataatttataaaaaataaaacgagagattaaattataatataaagtttatgttttaaagaaagagttatattactatagtaaataattgttatattaaattaagtaagatagataggtaaaaaaagcatttgaaaatcacaatttttcacattgttaaaatatttttttctgaaagatagagacctaaatcaaaaaatgttttcaactaactataggcatggggatttcgtctatgagtaaaaaaataaatatgattagatttgccactgttttcacatgaatttaagcttcgaaatagacgctgaacgggaattttataaaacatctgttacgttatagggattttaagtatataaactacacaaattgaaatttatgttcaattaactatatggacagtgaaattaccttgcgttattaaaaaataacatagttataggaaaagtagttactgagaaacagtggtttgaaaagtaccattttaggccaaatggc
This window encodes:
- the LOC110370986 gene encoding proton-coupled amino acid transporter-like protein pathetic is translated as MGNDEKKGSIVLENFNSTANLASNPGFQSTLSLGSKEVINEKAYNPFEHRKVEHPNSTIGSLVHLLKSSLGSGILAMPAAFKNAGLAAGAIGTLVVGFICTHCVYVLVKTSQEVCVDAKKPSMGFAETCGAAFEFGPKRLRPWANFARTFVDYAMTCTYLAALCVYIVFIAENFKEVLDEYIPEYKLSVEAYCALTLVPLVLICQIRNLKWLVPFSAIANVFLVICFAITMYYIFSDLPKPEGRVVVASVTQWPLFISTVIFAMEGIGVVMPVENEMAKPQQFLGCPGVLNVAMTIVISLYGIVGFFGYMKYGDDVRGSVTLNLPQDEVLAQSAKILMALAILFTYSLQFYVPMEMIWRQLHNKVSVRYHNITQIAIRTTAVVGSVALAAAFPDLELFINLSGAIFLSTLGLLTPAIIDTVHKWDRGLGPFKWILWKNIFIAMISLVALFAGSYTSIRSMVDKFYETPVLEIVANVTSVSMNDTLSV